The genomic interval TGACACCAAGGTCATTGGATCATTGGTGTAGCATGAAAGAAGCACTagagtgctaaacccttggctgctATGAGAACACAGTAGACTACACATACTGCTACAAAATACCAAGTCAAAATTCTAACAAAAGTGATTTTTTAACACAGTCGATGTATTACTTTGGTAGAAACTCAACATGCATGGAGAACATTGGAATGCAATTACAGGCTTTCATATAATTGGTGACATCCGCTCATGTGACAATTAGCACATACAACCATGCCGTAAAACAGTGGACCTACGTATATATGCGGAGTACATAATACTGCCCACATCCATCTATCGACTAGCCCACATTCGTCTATAGAATCGTTGAATGGTCCACGGCACTATTACTGTAACCTGAGTGCATCCGCGCCGTGGGTTAACATGAATAGAGGAATTATTTGAATTTACAAAATGCACTGTCAATGCCAACAGAGAGTATAAATGCCAGGAATTGCGATTTCTACCTGTGTATGGGTTATACGTAGCTACTCGGACAACATGTCCAATCATAATTAGAGTGATCGGACAAGTGGGAAAAGTAGTCGGACAAGTGGGAAAAGTAGTCGGACAATGTGCGATGACCCTTGTGTCCAGCTGTAGGAGCACGTTCACACCGCCACTAGGCTAATCACAGTTAGAGTAATTGTGATTAGTGTAGGTTTAGGGCAAAGGTGTTTGCATTGCTAATTATGATTATGAGTTACTTGCAGCATTCCATAGTGTCTATATTTAAACATCATGGCACGTGCATCATGCGTTGCTGTCCATATCTGGGACATACGTACAAAAGATGGAGTCTGGTACCACGATGTCCCAAACGGCAGATGCTGGAATTTCATTTGGTGACAACACAGAAGACAGTTTTGCCTTTAGATGTTTAATGTTTAAGCATGTACCAGAATGGAGGAGACAACACTCCTCAATTGATGCCACTTTTCCATGTTCTGTCAACATTTTGCTGGGTCTGCAGTAGAGTCCAGAAATAGAGAAACGGCTGTAAAGAGAAGCCTTCTTACTTGCTGTCACGTTAATGCACTATAGTGACGTGAGATACTTTAATGCTTTCTCACCCCAACAACCAAAATTTATGAAACTAAAGAaaatttgtctgcctgcctgtgtgcctgtctgtctacgtgaTGCCATAACCCAGTCTACCTTTGTCCAGATATTAATGATTTTACTTGGAATCAAGCCtaattaaacatcaaattggGTGGGTTTGGCTTATCTGAagtcaacaaaaacaaatacactGCATAGGTATCTTCATGGCTCAATTTTTCAGAGAATTACCTAATTGTTTCCCTCACTTTTGCAATGTATTCAAGATCTGGTGGAAAATGATTCCACATTCTCTTCACTTGGATTCGATATTCATACGGTGTCAAGTCCTTGTCTCCAGTTAGATTAGGAGATGATGAAACATCAGGCATCAGTCATTTCAGCTACAAAGGGTAAGCTTCAGCACAATCTAAGCTTGGAAATTGGCCTCATGAGTGTAGCTCATTGTCTGTCGTCTGCACCTCACAGAAAGGGTGCTGCAAGATTACGTTCTGTTCAAGGTACAGGTCTGGGTTTTGGTTAGAAGCTTTACCATCCTCGGATAGGTAAGCACTTATTGCAAAGGATTTTCGTCTAGCATCCTTTCTGAGGCTCGGTCTACTAATGTCTTTTAAGTCGTACATAaacgaatgtgaatgtggagtaGAACTGGATGGAACTGGGTATAGTCTCCTTaacctgcaagtttggtggAGGACCAGTCTGGCAGCATTATTCTATAGTGTCAGGGTGGTGCAGTTGTTTGAGCGAGCTCCAACTACGTCATCGCCAAGAGACCAGTACATCGAATCGGAGAATCGCCCCGACGTTTTAGTGTGTGATGCATTGGGAGACTCAAACACAGAGTTGGACTTGAGCATTGCTCGCCCTTGAAACAAGGACGGGACGTTTTAATCAGAGCATCTGAAGAGGCAGGCTATGCCGCTGAGAGACGTGAGATAAGAAAGAAATGCGAATACGAAGCTTTGTCAGTTCAGGATGGCACAGCTTCTAACTTAGTTTCCCTGGTCTTTGGACACTTTGGGTTCTGGGGTCAGGAGGCTGATAACTTtcccaacacacacactctcttcctctctctcttcctctctctcttcctctctctcttcctctctctcttcctctcctctctcttcctctctctctctcctccctcctccctcctctccctcctctccctccctcctctccctcctctccctcctctccctccctcctccctctccctccctcctccctctccctccctcctccctctctcctccctcctccctctcccttcctctccctccctccctcctccctctccctccctctctccctctccctccctctctctccctccctctctctccctccctctccctccctctccctccctctccctccctccctctccctctccctccctctctctccctccctctctctccctccctctctctccctccctctccctccctctccctccctctccctccctctccctccctctccctccctctccctccctctccctccctctctctccctctccctccctctccctctccctccctctccctccctctccctccctctccctccctctccctccctctccctccctctcccttcctctccctccctctccctccctctccctccctctccctccctccctctccctcctctctccctcctctctccctccctctctccctccctctctccctcctctctccctcctccCTACCTTCCTCTCCcttctctctccctccctctctctccctccctctctctccctccctctctctccctccctctctctccctccctctctctccctccctctctctccctccctctccctccctctccctccctctccctcttctctccctccctctccctccctcctctctccctccctccctccctcctctctccctccctccctccctctctctccctcctctctccctctctctccctcctctctccctccctccctctctctctctctctccctacCTCCCTCTCCcttctctctccctccctctcttcctccctccctctccctccctccctctccctccttccctctccctccctccctccctctccctccctccctccctctctctccctcctctctccctcctccccctctctctccctccctcctccctcctccctctccctccctttCCTCTCtcccttccctccctcccttccctccctcctcccccttcctccctcctcccccttcctccctcctccccctccctccctccccaaTATTAGTGGGTGTGGCTTTTTAGATGCTATCTATATTATGCTAAATATATCCAAGCAGCTGTAGCTGGCCTCTCCAACTTTGGAAGTCCAGTGACGCTCTTGGCAGAAACTAGCTGTTAGTTTGTAGCTAGTAGCTGTTGGTTTGAAGACGGTAATTAACCGCATACTTACGCTGTGGAGCATGTGGAATTGACGCATGTCGTCTTGGTACCATTTTTGCATATGCATGTATCTAGGTCAGCGGCTCGTACTTTCGAAGATGTACTGTTAGGTCATACTAGACAGAGTTCAGGGAAGTTGATCCCTAGGCCCTTTGGCCCCTGCCTGGTCCACCAcgggtctgtttgtttgactgtgtgCCTGATTTTTATGTAATACTGCTACATCTCACATATAGCCATCTTTTGAAACATTGCAGTTGTTTTTTAAACAAGATTTTTTAGGTAAAACATTTTAAACAATGTTATTGATGAGAAATTTGGTATTAGCAggatattattaattagtgcGACAGGTCATGCAGAAACAATGCTACACAATAATCTGTGGGTTTTTAGATTTCAGGCATGACCTGTTCATCTTGTGTCAATCTTATTGAGCGAACATTGAAGAAAGAAGCAGGAGTAAAAAGTGCATCTGTCACTCTGGCTACCAGCACAGGGCATATTCAATATGACCCTAACATTATTAGAAGAAATGACATCATAACTGCTATCAATGGACTTGGCTTTAAAGCAGTCTTGCCTACTTTTAAAAGCAGATCTGCAGCTGAAAGGCTCAATCACAGTGTGGAGAGAAATAGGTAAGGTCATGTAATATTTGAAAACTTGCAGTAGCGTTAAGTGAATCATTTgtgaagagacaaacaatctaACAGTTGGACAGAAAGATTTGCAGGTACACAGGTGGCTCAatagacaagcagactgacagacagacacatagacagacagatagacagaccgtTTTCAGTCACTGAGTTGGCTCcgggtagtttgcattgttctcttttaagtgttagaTGTTaaacaatttgttttaaaatgTAGCCGTAGTGAACTCTCGTAGTTGTGGAACTTTgcatagttaccttgctagcattgtattatagatgtatgtttgaaataaatgttatttgacagacagacagacagacagacagacagattcccCGTATGGTCATGAGCAACAACTTACTCGCCAGAGGAGGAAAGAATGGCGTACGGAGTAAAATCTCTAGATTGGCAATGGGACGAGCTTCTCCAAGTCGATAGGCCAAGTCAAATGGCAGAGATTAAACGTCGAGACACACGCATATCTGCAGCTCTAAAGCTTGTCAGGTGTGGAGAGTCATCTCGTGCTGCACGTGTTCTTACCAGCACAGAATTATCTCCTCCTACGCAAGAGACTGCACGGAAACTGAGGTCAAAACATCCTTCTGCTACAACCAAACCTAATCTGGACTTACCTAATACATCTCATCTAATAGTATTGTCAAAACAGCTGCTGTTTAAGGTTATTCGGGAGTCCCCTCACGGATCTGGTGCTGGACCCTCAGGATGGCGGTTTGAGCATTTCAAAGTCTTGATTGAAAACGAAACTATAGCAGATGTTCTATTTGCATGCTCTGTCATTGCTGGGGGATCTCTTCCTCATCCCATGTCTGAGTTTCTGGCATCAGCTAGGCTAATCGCATTGTCCAAACAGAACAGAGATATTCGGCCAATAGCCATTGGAGAGTGTCTCAGACGCATTTCAGCTGGAGCCATCTGTTTGCAGAAAAGCAAAGGTTTTCACAGCTATTTCTGGCCTATTCAGCATAAGGTATCAATGAAATGTGGCTCAGAGATGCTTTTTCATTGTTGTGCTATCTCTAGACTCTTACCCTGATTGGGCAATTTTGAAATGGATGCCAAGAACGCATTCAACTCCATTGATAGACCTCACCTTTTGCAAGAAGTGTCATCTACATTTCCTGACATTTACTCTCATGTTAAACAAATGTATGGTCAAGCTGGTCGTCTAGTGTTTACAACTGCCAATTCTCATTTCCTCAGAAGTTGGTGTTCATCAGGGTGATCCTCTGGGGCCCACGCTTTTTTCTTTGGCAATTTCATCTTTTTTTTAGCAAACTGCAGTCTTCAGATTCAAATGTCACTGTACTTGCCTATCTTGACGACGTCTTCTTACTGGGTCCACCTAGAAAGTTAATAATCTCTTCCTTCAACAGCTTGAAGCAGTCTTTCACTGGAATTGGCCTAAGCCTAACAATAGCAAGCAACAAATGCAAATTTTGCTGAAAAGATAACTGTTACATCGTCACAAATCCCAGAGTTGTTAGGCATTCCTATCAAGTCAAATTGTACGGGATACCAATTGGTCAGCTCAATTTTCAGCTTTCATCCTGCAGCGACTTTGCTCAGACGGGATCTTCCTTGTACAATCAGCTGGAAGAGCTTGAGGATGTTCAGTGCGCCACCCTGTTCCTCGGGTTGTCATGTACTTAGGCTTAATCATTTGGATCAGATGATTGCTCCAGATATTCTCAAATCTGCAGCTACTGCACATGACCCTCAGACAAGATGCTGTTTCTCTCACCTGTTAGGATTTGACTCTATCTGATGCGACGTGGAGGCAAGCATGTCTTCCAATCAGGCTTGGCAGCTTTGGCATGATTTCTACTGCTTGTTCCTCAGTGCTTTtattgtctctttgtctcactCGGTGCTGGAGTTACTGAGACGCTTCCCTCATTTATACGGCGTTTGCCAGACTCTGATCACTCATTGTTTTGTCTCTCTTGGTGATACTCTTACAAAGGCCCTTCCTCCTGGCAAAAGCTTCTCAGATTTTCTATGTGGCAGAAACAAAATTAACAGTATCTCAACCACAGGCAAGCAGCAATTGAGCTAGACACTATGATAGAAGAGGCCTCTACTGCTCATGACTCAGCTAGACTTTGATCTTTGCAGGGAAAGGGAGTCGGTGCTTGGATCATTGCAATCCCCACCTTCTCCGAGTCTCGCACTTAACTTCGGTGAGTACCGCTTGGCGAGCTCCTTGAAGTTTGGTCTTCCCATTTTCCCTGATTGGGCGGAGAATTGCAATTACGGATCGACCATCGATGACAGCGGGTACCATGTAATAACTTGCAAGCTGGGCGGAGGCCCCGTTTAGTCTCATGAATCAATTGCGTCTTTATGGTCAGATTTTCTGAGAAGTCTACACATACACCACTGTAGAGAGCCACGCCATCGTTATGCAAACATCAAGGATAGGCCGGATATTGTTGATTTTGACACAGTACGGATCTATCATTGACTTAGATATATCTCTCGCCCATCCCTGGAGCTCTGAAACCTTTCCCAACTCCACATACACCGATGTGGCAGCGGCTCTGAGGCGTGAAGAAAAAATGGAAGAAGTGCAATTCGGAGAAGAGACCAGGCAGTGCCTCTGTGAGACTGATCCCCCTTGTCTTCGCGAGttctttggaagatggggagtAAAAGGGTTTCAATATCTGCAACATCTATCTCGCAGTTCATTCAAAGAGGAGGGCAAACCAAATGCACCACAATTCTTGGATTATTGGATGAAGAGATTTGCCGTCCAACTCTGAAGATGTAATAGCAAGACCCTTACAAAGAAGTACTAATCTCTCCTCAACGAATACAGCTGCAGGAAGACTTCAGTTCTCAGTGGACAGTCAGAAACATTTAGAGACCGGGACCATAGGTCACTTTtgtctagtcataatgtgtatgtgtatttagtgtGTATATAGTGTGTATTGTAAttttaaccagttttcatgtatgtactagatgtaatggacacgtagattagctattgctcTGGTGCAATAGTTCATttatggaaaatatatgtattgacggacagacagacagacagacagacagacagacaaatggaaagaTCTGCTTCAACCTAGAGCTAGGGTATCGTCTTCTAAAGATCATTCTTCACCTTTACAAGGTGTAAGAGTTAACCAAGCTAGGAAGGCAGCCTTGCCGCTTATTCGTTGTTTTGAGCTAGTACGAGCTGCAAGGGTCTTGACAAGCTCAGGTCTTGCGTGCACTTGACCTGACACCATCAATAAACTCAAAGCCAAACATCCCAGTCGATTGAAAATTCTTGATGTTGGTTTCAGTGCTCTGGTCTCAAGCATCTACCTGTCCAGTTGTTCAACACTGTTGGAAGTCTACCAAATGGATCGAGTGCAGGACCAATTGGGTGGAGCTATGAGCATATTACATCTCAAAGCACTTCTAATAGTCTACATCAGGTTTGTTTATCAATTGCTTCTGGGTCAGTGCCAACTTCTGCATCTTCAGTACTTTCTGATTCTAAATTGATTGCTCTAAAAATGTCTAATGGTGATGTTAGACCAATCAATATTGGAGAAGCTTGGAGATGAGAGAGTGCCCTTGCAATCTGTGTTCAAAAGAAGGCTCAGTTTCGTGCTTTCTTCTCCCCCATCTAACACAGAGTGGCAACAGAGAAATGTTGGTTTAACACATCCAGCTATTGCTAGAATTACACCCATCCTGGGTGATTCTGAAGTCTGACATAAAAGTTCTTTAATTCAATGGACAGATCCCATATGCTCAATCAAGTATCAACTTCATTTCCAGACATCTTCAGTTATGCTTTTCAGGTCTATTCAGGCCTTAATCCACTCGTGTATCTGAATGGAGAGGAGACAGTTGTCTTGGAATCTCAACAGGGTGTCCACCAAGGGGACCCTTTAGGTCCAGCACTGTTTTCTATAGGGATGCAGCCTATTTTAGTCAACCTTCAGGACAGTCATCTTTGATATTCGTGTGCTAGCCTGCTTGGATGATGTCTTTTTGTTGAGTTCAGCAGACAAAGTTCTTTCAGGTTTTGCGGATCTGACCTCATCTCTATCTTTTGTGCTAGTCTCCTTGTTGAGGAAAGgaagtgaaatatattgtCAGTCTGACTCTTCATATCAGTCAATTCCTGACTTCAATACGATCTAAGTCACATGACAAGGGACCAAGGTTCTCGGAACTCCAGTGGGTGCTCATGTTATGTCATACAATCATGCTCACAATATGCCAATTCAGGAAGATCATTATGCGACCAGTTACCTCTTCTGGAAGACAGTGAGAGTGCTCTGTTACTTCTTAGATACTGTCACGTTCCCAGAATTAACAGTCTGGCCAGAACTGTTGCTCCTAGACAATTCCTTCAAGCTGCAGAAATTCACAACAACCAGACAAGAGCATCATTTCATTAGCTATTTGGAGGCTTAGTCATGGAAGATTGAAAGTGGCTTCAAGCTGTTTTTCCTATCAGGAATGGTGGTTTTGGTGCGACGTCTGCAGTCATAACAGCTCCTTTTGCTTTCCTCACAAGTTGGGCTCACACAGTGCTCACGTTACCTCAGTGTTTTCCAGTGATGGAAGAGGCAATTGCCAATTTACTAATCAGCATCAGCCTGCTGGTTCAATTGGCTATGACCTTTACAACTCTCTTCCTGCAAATGAATTTGCCAGATCTGGTCATGAATCGTGTTAAGTTTTAGTaaggcaagaaaatcaatTGTCATGAACAAGGTTGCAAAATGCACAGATTTTCAAGTTGTTGCAGTGTTCTACATTCTAAATCATGGGTTCAAATTAGTCACTGGAGACATTTGAGGAAACTCATTGACATATCTGAGACACACTGGAGACATTAATACATAATATCTGTTAGTATCAAGAGAAGATTGCAATATGcatgtgttgtattgtaaCTGCAATTCTGCATGAGGTCTGTAAATGAGCATAGTACATATAATCATTGCATGCCACATTGCTACTATGGTGGGTGTAAAGTGTAAGCAAAATAGGTATGGCTATTACCTATTACCTAAAGACCATTTAGCGGTCAAGTTTGATTCTGTGACCAGTCATAACTGTTAGATAcacattttgtttttgtagtgGAACATTTGAAATGTCATTATTAGTAGATAGACtacaattaattgattataatttttgtgttacaacaacaatagtCACTTCAGCAAGACTTGAGCAGATGTAGTCAGCCGATCTACAGCATAACTATTGGGTACACCTGCAATTAATGTGTACTTGCACTTAGTTTGTGAAGAGTTGACAGGTGGATTTGGATATTTGGACAACTGCACGAAATGGGCAACCAAATTGGCTATAGAGTAGAAAATAAAACTCATTGTTGAAGGTGCTTTATGAGGTGCAGAGTTTGTTTCTTCAttattttttagttatttCATTTTTTTCAGTTTGTAAGTCATGTTCATGTTGCTCTCCTCCGAATTCTACGCTCTTGTCTTATATGCTGTAGGTGGCGGCGAACATTCGTACTTTCTACTCTGTTTGCCATTCCAACAATTATTATTGCTATTCTATTGAAGAACCACTGTAAACAAATCACAATACTTTTTTATGGTCTCTCTCTGCACAACTTCCTTCTTTTTATTCTCAGCAGTGTCATTCAGGTATGGATGCTAAGAAACGTGCTTGGTTGTGTCGTTTTGTGACTATACTGTATAAAGACcagttcacaatatgacgctcaACACCGGCATAGCATAGTAGTGTACTGTAACGAAGTGTACACCGAGCATTCAGCGTCAATTGTGAACATGGAACATTCTGTTCTCTGATGTCCCATGACTCTTTGTGACGCTCCGCTCCTTGATGTTCAAATAGACTCAATTTTTATTTCTAGTGTTGCTGAGCGTCTCGAGTCAGCATTCAATAGAAATTGAGCTGCTTCACCACATGTAACACCCGTTTCCAGTGTACAGTGCTCCTAGCCTGGAACTT from Corticium candelabrum chromosome 14, ooCorCand1.1, whole genome shotgun sequence carries:
- the LOC134189630 gene encoding uncharacterized protein LOC134189630 is translated as MAYGVKSLDWQWDELLQVDRPSQMAEIKRRDTRISAALKLVRCGESSRAARVLTSTELSPPTQETARKLRSKHPSATTKPNLDLPNTSHLIVLSKQLLFKVIRESPHGSGAGPSGWRFEHFKVLIENETIADVLFACSVIAGGSLPHPMSEFLASARLIALSKQNRDIRPIAIGECLRRISAGAICLQKSKGFHSYFWPIQHKVSMKCGSEMLFHCCAISRLLP